A DNA window from Ornithodoros turicata isolate Travis chromosome 10, ASM3712646v1, whole genome shotgun sequence contains the following coding sequences:
- the LOC135370518 gene encoding uncharacterized protein LOC135370518: MSVVNPTTRSGAPIAVPSACTEDVFGPPDTTAISRPTYAQRLRRWTTSFSIALTVSSPPPVLVAPCSRRPKLTHAACGSVEVQAAHASSPINPPDPPDVSCLRLLRPNYVAINIDNHPVLALVDTGATKSCMSSAFCRRIHKVCTPPPLGQFVRMGDVSLVGPLARCTARVSVSQSTHVVSFLVLPQCVSDVILGTDFLYDTRALVDCGTGTITWDELPSEPLFPDDRKKVVRLCAREETLLPPNALSPIPLRASTPCPGMTVLASAAHSMTTRGLLLPTSLLDVTSGETLVWILNTSSDKQLLPEAMCVAIATPITSDCVNDAPLGAQNSPLHTVSTSGSRASPEWIHMTIADDLLGCEKQQLLSVLQEFQDIFDAGAPTSRLPVTHTVEHTINTGDSAPIHSRPYRVSSATIVEPLVLASCPSEEKDGTWRFCIDFRKLNKITKKDVYPLPRIDDLLVCLNGSEYFSLDLRSGYWQIPVARPDREKTAFITPDGLFEFTVMPFGLSNAPATFERMMDTILQGLKWHTCLCYLDDVVIFSSTFRDHLDRLLEVLSRFRCAGLQLNSKKCLFGSRRITVLGHVVDRHGIHPDPKKVEAVQRFPCPTSLKQLRAFLG, encoded by the exons ATGTCTGTAGTCAACCCAACGACACGATCGGGGGCCCCCATTGCCGTTCCCTCCGCCTGCACAGAAGACGTGTTTGGTCCCCCAGATACAACGGCAATCTCTAGACCAACGTACGCGCAA CGGCTACGAAGGTGGACCACGTCGTTCTCGATCGCCCTCACCGTATCGTCGCCGCCGCCGGTCCTCGTCGCCCCTTGTTCCCGCCGGCCCAAACTGACCCACGCAGCCTGCGGTAGCGTCGAGGTGCAGGCTGCACACGCGTCCTCGCCGATAAACCCTCCCGACCCACCTGACGTCAGCTGCCTTCGTCTCTTACGCCCTAACTACGTCGCCATCAACATTGACAATCACCCTGTTCTTGCACTCGTCGACACTGGAGCCACCAAGTCATGTATGTCCAGCGCCTTCTGTCGTCGCATCCACAAAGTGTGTACACCGCCGCCCTTAGGACAGTTCGTTCGCATGGGTGACGTGTCTCTCGTCGGACCTCTTGCACGTTGCACTGCACGAGTGTCTGTCTCCCAGTCGACGCACGTCGTCTCATTCTTGGTTCTTCCGCAATGCGTTTCTGACGTGATACTTGGTACTGACTTCTTATACGACACTCGAGCTCTAGTCGATTGCGGCACCGGCACCATCACCTGGGACGAGCTACCCAGCGAACCCCTCTTCCCCGACGACAGGAAAAAGGTTGTTCGATTATGTGCACGGGAGGAGACCCTGCTGCCTCCAAACGCTTTGTCCCCAATTCCGCTTCGTGCCAGTACACCATGCCCCGGCATGACTGTTTTAGCTTCCGCTGCACATTCAATGACGACCCGCGGTCTTCTTCTGCCCACATCCCTCCTCGACGTAACATCCGGCGAAACGCTTGTTTGGATTCTGAATACCTCTTCGGACAAGCAACTCCTCCCAGAAGCCATGTGCGTCGCTATCGCAACCCCCATCACATCTGATTGCGTGAATGACGCTCCTCTAGGGGCTCAGAACAGCCCTCTACACACTGTGAGCACTTCCGGCTCTCGCGCCTCACCCGAGTGGATTCACATGACCATCGCCGACGATCTCTTGGGTTGTGAAAAGCAGCAACTGTTATCTGTCCTACAAGAATTCCAAGACATTTTTGATGCCGGCGCTCCCACCTCCCGTCTTCCCGTCACACACACCGTCGAACATACTATAAACACGGGAGACTCCGCCCCGATTCACAGCCGTCCATACAGAGTCTCGTC TGCAACCATCGTCGAGCCCTTGGTCCTCGCCAGTTGTCCTAGTGAAGAAAAAGACGGCACCTGGCGCTTCTGTATCGATTTCCGCAAACTGAACAAAATTACGAAGAAAGACGTGTACCCCTTACCACGTATCGATGACCTTCTGGTCTGTTTGAACGGGTCCGAGTACTTCTCTTTAGACCTGCGGAGTGGCTACTGGCAGATCCCCGTTGCGCGACCTGACCGTGAAAAGACAGCATTTATCACCCCGGACGGTCTATTTGAGTTCACGGTAATGCCGTTCGGATTGTCGAATGCGCCTGCAACTTTCGAAAGAATGATGGATACCATCCTCCAGGGCCTCAAGTGGCACACGTGTCTTTGCTACCTGGACGATGTTGTTATCTTCTCTTCCACGTTTCGGGATCATCTCGACCGGTTGCTTGAGGTCCTCTCCCGATTCCGCTGTGCTGGCCTCCAGCTCAACTCTAAGAAGTGCCTCTTTGGTAGTCGCCGCATCACCGTTTTGGGACATGTCGTCGACCGCCACGGTATACATCCAGACCCCAAGAAAGTCGAAGCCGTCCAGAGGTTTCCATGTCCCACGTCACTTAAACAGTTGCGCGCCTTCCTTGGATAA